The following proteins are co-located in the Labrys monachus genome:
- a CDS encoding GntR family transcriptional regulator, whose protein sequence is MDIDPQADTPFGLSPVLSAGTSVAGRAFGILLSQIMTFRLKPFELVSEKAISEALGISRTPVREALARLAGLGLIDIYPQRGSVVAPLRLADLEKSQFLREALEVGLVGRAVASPNRPHLLHKLKDELVLQEALSLISDDRRFFKSDELFHQHIANHAGFPGLWAEISAAKLHMDRFRFLTFPRVDSMKTVIDQHRAIVDSIEIGEARRAEEAMREHLRRIFSVIGIVQQRHPEYFSDEDQQPQLARPRRGRGEKDAVA, encoded by the coding sequence ATGGACATCGATCCCCAGGCAGATACTCCGTTCGGCCTCTCGCCGGTTCTTTCCGCCGGTACCTCGGTGGCGGGGCGCGCCTTCGGCATCCTGCTCAGCCAGATCATGACCTTCCGGCTGAAGCCGTTCGAGCTCGTGTCGGAAAAGGCGATCTCCGAGGCGCTGGGCATCAGCCGCACGCCGGTCCGGGAGGCGCTCGCCCGCCTCGCCGGCCTGGGCCTGATCGACATCTATCCCCAGCGCGGCAGCGTGGTCGCGCCGCTGCGACTGGCGGATCTCGAAAAGTCGCAGTTCCTGCGCGAGGCGCTCGAAGTCGGCCTCGTCGGGCGCGCCGTCGCCAGCCCGAACCGGCCGCATCTCCTGCACAAGCTCAAGGACGAGCTCGTGCTGCAGGAGGCGCTCTCCCTGATCTCGGACGACCGGCGCTTCTTCAAGTCCGACGAACTCTTCCACCAGCACATCGCCAATCATGCCGGCTTTCCGGGCCTGTGGGCGGAGATCAGCGCCGCCAAGCTCCATATGGACCGCTTCCGCTTCCTGACCTTCCCGCGCGTCGACAGCATGAAGACGGTGATCGACCAGCACCGCGCCATCGTCGACAGCATCGAGATCGGCGAAGCCCGCCGCGCGGAGGAGGCGATGCGGGAACATCTCCGCCGCATCTTCAGCGTGATCGGCATCGTCCAGCAGCGCCACCCCGAATATTTCAGCGACGAGGATCAGCAACCCCAGCTCGCCCGCCCGCGTCGAGGCCGCGGCGAGAAGGACGCCGTCGCCTGA
- a CDS encoding carbohydrate ABC transporter permease, with translation MTATDAGALDFDAIARRSRNADQGRILGFAMVALLALAWVTPFYYLAVSVFKTSAEYGQGQPLALPQSFAPFIDNVHEAWIKTRMGSGMFNSALYGLVGGSAAVFIAALACYGLTRIDFRGKGFWFMLIFSGTIFPLQMYLIPLFMAYNKLGLTNSRLGMILFYTAICIPFPVLVLQNHMAGLPREIDEAARIDGCSEFRIFRSIILPNCWGPMTALFLIQFTWIWNDLLFSMVLTTREDVRSLMNGLMVLQGSYAAETPNVVMTATLLASLPTLALFFVLRRHFMQGLRLQNL, from the coding sequence ATGACCGCGACCGACGCCGGCGCCCTCGATTTCGACGCCATCGCCCGCCGGAGCCGCAACGCGGACCAGGGCCGCATTCTCGGCTTCGCCATGGTGGCGTTGCTGGCACTCGCCTGGGTGACGCCGTTCTATTACCTCGCCGTCTCGGTGTTCAAGACGAGCGCCGAATATGGTCAGGGCCAGCCTCTGGCGCTGCCGCAATCCTTCGCCCCCTTCATCGACAATGTCCACGAGGCCTGGATCAAGACCCGCATGGGCTCGGGCATGTTCAATTCGGCCCTTTATGGGCTGGTCGGCGGCAGTGCCGCCGTCTTCATCGCCGCTCTCGCCTGCTACGGCCTCACCCGCATCGATTTCCGCGGCAAGGGGTTCTGGTTCATGCTCATCTTCTCGGGCACGATCTTTCCCCTGCAGATGTATCTGATCCCCCTGTTCATGGCCTACAACAAGCTCGGCCTGACCAATTCAAGGCTCGGCATGATCCTGTTCTACACTGCGATCTGCATTCCCTTCCCGGTGCTCGTGCTGCAGAACCACATGGCCGGCCTGCCGCGGGAGATCGACGAGGCGGCGCGCATCGACGGCTGTTCGGAGTTCCGCATCTTCCGGTCGATCATCCTGCCCAATTGCTGGGGACCGATGACCGCCCTGTTCCTGATCCAGTTCACCTGGATCTGGAACGACCTCCTCTTCTCGATGGTGCTGACGACGCGCGAGGACGTCCGTTCGCTGATGAACGGGCTGATGGTGCTGCAGGGCAGCTATGCTGCGGAAACGCCCAATGTGGTGATGACGGCGACCCTGCTGGCGAGCCTGCCGACGCTCGCCTTGTTCTTCGTGCTGCGGCGCCATTTCATGCAGGGCCTGCGGCTGCAGAACCTGTAG
- a CDS encoding carbohydrate ABC transporter permease encodes MTQTSATLRLPAGAPPIEAMIALERRRQRRRLWTALAFMAPAIFFVTVFLLLPVLFNVYASLTQWAKFSGLDAFAGTANYRRLLSNPNFAAAAFNTALWILASFILPAVFGLSLALLVRGVRAEESFKSIFFIPRMFSATAIGVIWYYVYANQGIVNSALRALGLGNLASRWLYEENLATPAMIVTHLWQQMGLMMVLLLLGLNAVPTDPIEAAKVDGASRWQVFRFVVLPLLMPTLLVVVTISVLAGFTSFDLVWVMGRDFPNRSTLTLAVNQYWESFRAGSWAYGAAIAVVLGLLAFSISWSLGMLQRRLDKR; translated from the coding sequence GTGACGCAGACATCCGCCACCCTCCGGCTGCCGGCCGGCGCGCCGCCGATCGAGGCGATGATCGCGCTCGAGCGCCGCCGCCAGCGCAGGCGCCTGTGGACCGCCCTCGCCTTCATGGCGCCCGCGATCTTCTTCGTGACGGTGTTCCTGCTGCTGCCCGTCCTGTTCAACGTCTACGCCTCGCTGACGCAATGGGCGAAGTTCTCGGGCCTCGACGCCTTTGCGGGCACCGCCAATTACCGGCGTCTGCTCTCCAATCCCAATTTCGCCGCGGCCGCCTTCAACACGGCCTTGTGGATTCTCGCCTCCTTCATCCTGCCGGCCGTCTTCGGCCTCAGCCTGGCGCTGTTGGTCAGGGGCGTGCGCGCCGAGGAGAGCTTCAAGAGCATCTTCTTCATCCCGCGCATGTTCTCGGCCACGGCGATCGGCGTGATCTGGTATTACGTCTACGCCAATCAGGGCATCGTCAATTCGGCCCTGCGGGCGCTCGGGCTCGGCAATCTGGCAAGCCGCTGGCTCTACGAGGAGAACCTGGCGACGCCTGCGATGATCGTCACCCATCTGTGGCAGCAGATGGGGCTGATGATGGTCCTGCTCCTGCTCGGCCTCAACGCCGTGCCGACCGACCCGATCGAGGCGGCCAAGGTCGACGGCGCCTCGCGCTGGCAGGTCTTCCGCTTCGTCGTGCTGCCGCTGCTGATGCCCACTCTGCTGGTGGTGGTGACGATCTCGGTGCTCGCGGGCTTCACCTCCTTCGATCTCGTCTGGGTGATGGGCCGCGATTTCCCCAACCGCTCGACGCTGACGCTGGCGGTCAACCAATATTGGGAATCCTTCCGGGCCGGATCCTGGGCCTATGGCGCCGCCATCGCCGTGGTGCTCGGGCTGCTCGCCTTCAGCATCAGCTGGTCGCTCGGCATGCTGCAGCGCCGTCTCGACAAGCGATAG
- a CDS encoding ABC transporter substrate-binding protein gives MLKRTKSVLALALAGALMTFGAAARAQTVTVFHDKPFYQAGWDGLTATAKKSGIDLQFSAYATDQFQAYIQSSLQSGDAPEAFTWWNGTKLKEIVDSGQIAPLDDLWARKIAAGEYDASSAEPFKVDGHIYGMPTGLNRWVVFYNKALFKKAGIDKVPTSWDELMASCAKLKAAGITPFNASLQEGWRGFIWFEELLIRTDPDAYVALNQGKLKYTDEPVRNVFKIWGDLYAKGYFTDPASQEEQLDFARGKAAMYLAGDWNIGLIEKGGLKAGQDFDGFIMPNVDPKVPKVVIVEAAPLLISKAAADKPEIKAFMEWYMSPAAMDSWATVPGLYAGNNKAKAPNSIVQQIAKVASDEHYRSMVRYWEASPSEIVLPAVEEFNRFMTNPSPQAAETAMKNIDAIASQYWAAHGG, from the coding sequence ATGCTGAAACGAACGAAGAGCGTGCTGGCGCTCGCACTTGCGGGAGCGCTGATGACCTTCGGCGCGGCCGCCCGAGCCCAGACGGTGACCGTCTTCCACGACAAGCCCTTCTACCAGGCGGGCTGGGACGGGCTGACGGCGACTGCCAAGAAATCGGGCATCGACCTGCAGTTCAGCGCCTATGCCACCGACCAGTTCCAGGCCTATATCCAGTCGAGCCTGCAATCGGGCGATGCGCCGGAAGCCTTCACCTGGTGGAATGGCACCAAGCTCAAGGAGATCGTCGACAGCGGCCAGATCGCCCCGCTCGACGACCTCTGGGCCAGGAAGATCGCCGCGGGCGAATACGACGCCAGTTCCGCCGAGCCCTTCAAGGTCGACGGCCATATCTATGGCATGCCGACCGGCCTCAACCGCTGGGTCGTCTTCTACAACAAGGCGCTGTTCAAGAAGGCCGGCATCGACAAGGTGCCGACGAGCTGGGACGAGCTGATGGCGAGCTGCGCCAAGCTCAAGGCCGCCGGCATCACGCCGTTCAACGCCTCGCTGCAGGAAGGCTGGCGCGGCTTTATCTGGTTCGAGGAATTGCTGATCCGCACCGATCCGGACGCCTATGTCGCCCTCAACCAGGGCAAGCTCAAATATACGGACGAGCCGGTCCGCAATGTCTTCAAGATCTGGGGCGACCTCTACGCCAAGGGCTATTTCACCGACCCCGCCAGCCAGGAGGAACAGCTCGACTTCGCACGCGGCAAGGCGGCGATGTATCTGGCGGGCGACTGGAACATCGGCCTCATCGAGAAGGGCGGCCTGAAGGCGGGCCAGGACTTCGACGGCTTCATCATGCCGAATGTCGATCCGAAGGTGCCCAAAGTGGTCATCGTCGAGGCGGCGCCGCTCCTGATCAGCAAGGCCGCTGCCGACAAGCCGGAGATCAAGGCGTTCATGGAATGGTATATGAGCCCGGCCGCCATGGACTCCTGGGCGACCGTTCCCGGCCTCTATGCCGGCAACAACAAGGCCAAGGCCCCCAATTCCATCGTCCAGCAGATCGCCAAGGTCGCCTCGGACGAGCATTACCGTTCGATGGTCCGCTATTGGGAGGCCTCGCCCTCGGAGATCGTGCTGCCGGCGGTGGAGGAGTTCAACCGCTTCATGACCAACCCCTCGCCGCAGGCGGCCGAGACCGCGATGAAGAACATCGACGCGATCGCCTCGCAATATTGGGCGGCACATGGCGGCTGA
- a CDS encoding ABC transporter ATP-binding protein, which translates to MSHVSLRQLVKVYGHQVAVKGIDLEIAAGSFVAFVGPSGCGKSTTLRMIAGLESVSHGEIRIGERLVNEVPARDRRIAMVFQSYALYPHMTVYENMAFALKVAKVPRADIDRRVRGAAGILQLEPYLQRRTSQLSGGQRQRVAMGRAIIREPQVFLFDEPLSNLDAQLRSAMRVEIKRLHQRLGTTAIYVTHDQTEAMTLADQIVIMRDGLIEQAGAPLDVFEQPANEFVARFVGSPAMNMLPGRIEPDAQGDPSIRLTADQAISLPPGVFGDLPAGRPVTLGVRPEDIVPQGHGVMPANGHGFSAPVVLTESLGNETLLFAQFAGQEVTSRMQQPRIVRDGETLSFSLNKNRLHLFDQETGRSLRQ; encoded by the coding sequence ATGTCGCATGTCAGCCTGAGGCAGCTCGTGAAGGTGTATGGCCACCAGGTGGCGGTGAAAGGCATCGATCTCGAGATCGCCGCCGGCAGCTTCGTCGCCTTCGTCGGCCCTTCCGGGTGCGGCAAGTCGACGACGCTGCGGATGATCGCCGGCCTCGAAAGCGTCTCCCATGGCGAGATCCGCATCGGCGAGCGGCTCGTCAACGAGGTGCCGGCGCGCGACAGGCGCATCGCCATGGTGTTCCAGTCCTACGCCCTCTACCCGCATATGACCGTCTACGAGAACATGGCCTTCGCCCTCAAGGTGGCGAAGGTGCCGCGGGCGGACATCGACCGGCGGGTGCGCGGCGCGGCAGGCATCCTGCAGCTCGAGCCCTATCTCCAGCGCCGCACGTCGCAGCTTTCCGGCGGCCAGCGCCAGCGGGTGGCGATGGGGCGCGCCATCATCCGCGAGCCCCAGGTGTTCCTGTTCGACGAGCCCCTGTCCAATCTCGACGCGCAGCTGCGCAGCGCCATGCGCGTCGAGATCAAGCGCCTGCACCAGCGGCTCGGCACCACCGCGATCTATGTCACCCACGACCAGACGGAAGCCATGACCCTGGCCGACCAGATCGTCATCATGCGCGACGGCCTCATCGAGCAGGCCGGCGCGCCGCTCGATGTCTTCGAGCAGCCGGCGAACGAGTTCGTCGCGCGCTTCGTCGGTTCGCCGGCGATGAACATGCTGCCGGGACGCATCGAGCCCGACGCGCAGGGCGATCCGTCCATCCGGCTGACGGCCGACCAGGCGATCAGCCTGCCGCCCGGCGTGTTCGGGGATCTTCCTGCCGGCCGGCCCGTCACGCTCGGCGTGCGGCCCGAGGACATCGTCCCGCAGGGCCATGGCGTGATGCCGGCGAACGGGCACGGTTTTTCGGCACCGGTGGTGCTGACGGAATCACTCGGCAACGAAACCCTGCTGTTCGCGCAATTCGCCGGACAGGAGGTGACGAGCCGGATGCAACAGCCCCGCATCGTCAGGGACGGCGAGACCCTGAGCTTCTCGCTCAACAAGAACCGGCTGCATCTCTTCGACCAGGAGACCGGCCGGTCGCTGCGCCAATAG
- a CDS encoding SDR family NAD(P)-dependent oxidoreductase: MSQEGRKRALVTGAAMGIGRAVAERLAEEGCALVLVDIAEEELAAVARSLRSAGAIVHAVVGSVADRALCARAAETARRELGGLDMLSHNAGIQRYGTVETTADELWDEVMNVNLKAAYLISQAAMPMLRESRGAVVHMASVQGLASQEGVLAYSTAKHGLIGLTRSMAVDYAPFGVRVNAVAPGSVDTPMLREAVRLNPDPDAVWRAIDAMHPIGRPAKPGEIAEVVAFLLSERASFVTGDVVRVDGGLLARLGGSPRKE, from the coding sequence ATGAGCCAGGAAGGGCGGAAAAGAGCCCTGGTGACGGGAGCCGCGATGGGCATCGGGCGGGCGGTGGCCGAGAGGCTGGCCGAGGAGGGCTGCGCCCTCGTGCTCGTCGACATCGCGGAGGAGGAACTGGCCGCCGTCGCCCGCTCCCTCCGGTCCGCCGGCGCCATCGTGCATGCGGTCGTGGGCTCGGTGGCGGACCGTGCCCTCTGCGCCCGCGCCGCCGAGACGGCCAGGCGCGAGCTCGGCGGCCTCGACATGCTCTCCCACAATGCCGGCATCCAGCGCTACGGCACGGTCGAGACCACGGCGGACGAGCTGTGGGACGAGGTGATGAACGTCAACCTCAAGGCCGCCTATCTCATCTCGCAGGCGGCGATGCCGATGCTGCGCGAAAGTCGCGGCGCCGTCGTGCATATGGCCTCCGTGCAGGGCCTCGCCAGCCAGGAAGGCGTTCTTGCCTATTCCACCGCCAAGCACGGCCTGATCGGCCTGACCCGCTCCATGGCGGTCGACTACGCGCCGTTCGGCGTCAGGGTCAACGCCGTCGCGCCGGGTTCGGTCGACACTCCCATGCTGCGGGAGGCGGTCCGGCTCAATCCCGATCCGGACGCCGTCTGGCGGGCGATCGACGCCATGCATCCGATCGGCAGGCCGGCGAAGCCCGGGGAGATCGCCGAGGTCGTCGCCTTCCTCTTGTCGGAGCGTGCCTCCTTCGTGACGGGTGACGTCGTGCGGGTGGACGGGGGTCTCCTCGCACGCCTCGGCGGCTCGCCCCGGAAGGAGTAG
- a CDS encoding bifunctional 4-hydroxy-2-oxoglutarate aldolase/2-dehydro-3-deoxy-phosphogluconate aldolase, translating into MTSQDMEARLRRVGVVPIIVPRSVAFCLDVIGPLAEGGAEGIEIVMRTREALPAVEAARKAFPDLLIGVGTVMTPEQYDAAVAAGAAFAICPGFPPVLAEHVRRSGPIPFVPGTVTPTEVMTAQRAGFDILKFYPSGPSGGTATLGDYGNVFPKARFMPSGKIGLDDLPDYGSLANIVSVGGSWMYMNGDRPFERAEIVARMRRSREAMRGAFAISTT; encoded by the coding sequence ATGACGTCCCAGGACATGGAAGCGCGCCTCAGGCGGGTCGGGGTGGTGCCGATCATCGTGCCGCGCTCCGTCGCGTTCTGCCTCGACGTCATCGGCCCCCTGGCCGAAGGCGGCGCAGAGGGCATCGAGATCGTCATGCGCACGCGCGAGGCCCTGCCGGCGGTCGAGGCGGCGCGCAAGGCTTTCCCCGATCTCCTGATCGGCGTCGGCACGGTGATGACGCCCGAACAATATGACGCCGCCGTCGCGGCCGGCGCGGCCTTCGCCATCTGTCCCGGCTTTCCGCCGGTCCTCGCCGAGCATGTCCGCCGGTCCGGGCCGATTCCGTTCGTCCCCGGTACGGTCACCCCCACCGAGGTCATGACCGCGCAGCGCGCCGGCTTCGACATCCTCAAATTCTATCCTTCCGGGCCGTCCGGCGGCACGGCCACGCTCGGCGACTACGGCAATGTCTTCCCGAAGGCCCGCTTCATGCCGAGCGGCAAGATCGGCCTCGACGACCTGCCCGACTATGGCAGCCTCGCCAACATCGTCTCGGTGGGCGGCAGCTGGATGTACATGAACGGCGACCGGCCGTTCGAACGGGCGGAAATCGTCGCGCGCATGCGCCGGTCGCGGGAGGCGATGCGCGGGGCTTTCGCGATATCGACGACATAG
- the uxuA gene encoding mannonate dehydratase → MEQAWRWFGPGDAATLGHARQAGATGIVTALHDIPYGEAWPLEAIRERQRLIEADAAMGLRWSVVESVPVHEDIKLGRGDLDRLYGNFSQTLRNLGACGIRRVCYNFMLILDWTRTDLAVPLPGGGRALRFNIHEFAAFDCFILRREGAERDYAPEVMQRAAEWHDTTPADAKRRLLANVMAGLPGAFRRYEAEELREVIAEQSDITHAQLRANLVQFLRAILPAAEEAGVVMSIHPDDPPRNLAGLNRIVKDADDIAFILDAVPSPFSGLTLCTGSLGANPANDVPAIARRFADRIHFVHLRNVRKDADGSFMESDHLGGDVDMVSVVGTLLDEQQRRREGEPDFRLPFRPDHGHDLIDDAARPTHPGYPVVGRLRGLAELRGVMTTLAQQRRYQL, encoded by the coding sequence ATGGAGCAGGCTTGGCGCTGGTTCGGTCCCGGCGATGCGGCAACGCTGGGCCATGCGCGCCAGGCCGGCGCCACCGGCATCGTCACGGCGCTCCATGACATTCCCTATGGCGAGGCCTGGCCGCTCGAGGCGATCCGCGAACGGCAGCGATTGATCGAGGCCGATGCCGCCATGGGGTTACGCTGGAGCGTCGTCGAGAGCGTTCCCGTCCACGAGGACATCAAGCTCGGCCGCGGCGATCTCGACCGCCTCTACGGCAATTTCAGCCAGACCCTGCGCAATCTCGGCGCCTGCGGCATCCGCCGCGTCTGCTACAATTTCATGCTGATCCTCGACTGGACGCGCACCGACCTCGCCGTGCCCCTGCCCGGGGGCGGGCGCGCGCTCAGGTTCAACATCCACGAATTCGCCGCCTTCGACTGCTTCATCCTGCGCCGCGAGGGCGCCGAGCGCGACTATGCGCCGGAGGTGATGCAGCGCGCCGCCGAGTGGCACGACACCACGCCCGCCGACGCCAAGCGCCGGCTGCTCGCCAATGTGATGGCCGGCCTGCCGGGGGCCTTCAGGCGCTATGAGGCGGAGGAGTTGCGGGAGGTGATCGCCGAGCAGTCGGACATCACCCACGCGCAGCTGCGGGCCAATCTCGTTCAGTTCCTCCGGGCGATCCTGCCGGCGGCGGAAGAAGCCGGCGTCGTGATGTCGATCCACCCCGACGACCCGCCGCGCAACCTCGCGGGCCTCAACCGCATCGTCAAGGATGCCGACGACATCGCCTTCATTCTTGATGCCGTGCCGTCTCCCTTCAGCGGCCTGACGCTGTGCACCGGCTCGCTGGGCGCCAATCCGGCCAATGACGTGCCGGCCATCGCCAGGCGTTTCGCGGACCGCATCCATTTCGTCCATCTGCGCAACGTCCGGAAGGATGCGGACGGCTCCTTCATGGAATCCGACCATCTCGGCGGCGATGTCGACATGGTTTCGGTCGTCGGGACGCTCCTCGACGAGCAGCAGCGCCGGCGGGAGGGAGAGCCGGATTTCCGGCTGCCGTTCCGGCCCGACCACGGACACGACCTCATCGACGATGCCGCGCGGCCGACCCATCCGGGCTATCCGGTCGTCGGCCGTCTCAGGGGGCTGGCGGAACTGCGGGGCGTGATGACGACCCTGGCGCAGCAGCGCCGATACCAGCTGTAG
- a CDS encoding Hsp20 family protein, whose amino-acid sequence MRTYDFSPFARSAIGFERLFDLLNAQVAETPDNFPPYDIVRTGEDTFRISVALAGFAASEIAVTAKPNLLVVTGRKAAPEGGQHYIYQGVSNRSFERRFNLADYIVVEGAAFENGMLHIDLVRHVPEAMKPRRIDIVSSAPPREDKRLEGAKAA is encoded by the coding sequence ATGAGAACCTATGACTTCAGTCCGTTTGCCCGCTCGGCCATCGGCTTCGAGCGCCTGTTCGATCTCCTGAACGCCCAGGTGGCGGAAACGCCGGACAATTTCCCGCCCTATGACATCGTCAGGACCGGCGAGGACACGTTCCGCATCAGCGTGGCGCTGGCGGGCTTCGCGGCGTCCGAGATCGCGGTCACGGCGAAACCGAACCTTCTGGTGGTGACCGGCCGCAAGGCCGCCCCGGAAGGCGGGCAGCATTATATCTACCAGGGCGTCTCCAACCGGTCCTTCGAACGCCGCTTCAATCTCGCCGACTATATCGTTGTCGAGGGCGCCGCGTTCGAGAACGGCATGCTGCATATCGACCTCGTGCGCCACGTGCCCGAGGCGATGAAGCCCCGGCGCATCGACATCGTCTCGTCGGCTCCTCCCCGGGAGGACAAGCGGCTGGAAGGCGCGAAGGCGGCCTGA
- a CDS encoding xanthine dehydrogenase family protein molybdopterin-binding subunit codes for MKSLESPRKHGDASDGAMAGAVLGARLVRMDGPAKIKGAARYALEHRPENLVHAVMVQSTVAAGRVRSIDKAAAEAAPGVLLVLTADNALHLATASDWTGAPPPDRPYNPLARDVAFNGQHVAAVVAETFEQATEAARLLDIAYDEAPAIVDLDDPAAGDGMPIGMLTAQWGDADAALAAAPVRIEAEYRTPREYNVPIEPHGLIAEWHGDSLTLREPSQWLDGMARTYAEWFGVPFENVRIIAPYIGGGFGSKALALGHGAVAAMAARMLGRPVKLAITRPQSFTAFGGRPATRQTIALGATRQGKLLSIVHRGANETSMEGVAVEPLGSVTTIMYATPNLSSHQNVVRVNTVRPGPLRAPGENPSAFGIECAIDELACELGIDPLEIRLRNYAEEDPKAGKPWSTRRLREAFAAGADAFGWSRRSPEPRSMRDGHDLIGWGLAAGTYPVRRTPGEAKVSILADGTLEVTSSSIDMGQGTYTILAQTAAEAVGVAVENVAVRLGDSSLPRAPVAGGSQLANLMTGAVHKAALAARDELVGLAINDPRSPFRTLQANTLLVSDGRISSPRGEGPALPIGEFLRRIGRERIEVLRDTLPEGARSAADRYKNYTTIATMLSPTDGDYSLHSWCAHFIEVRVDEDFGTVRVSRVVSALDSGRLYNPKLAESQWKGGIIMGIGQALLEEGIVDRRHGRIVNNNLGDYLIATNADIPDIEVISVGIPDPHASVLGGKAVGELPIVGVAPAIANAVYHATGKRIRDLPITLEKLV; via the coding sequence ATGAAATCTCTGGAATCGCCGCGCAAGCATGGGGACGCCTCCGACGGGGCGATGGCGGGCGCGGTCCTCGGCGCTCGCCTGGTGCGCATGGACGGCCCCGCCAAGATCAAAGGCGCCGCGCGCTACGCGCTCGAGCATCGGCCGGAAAACCTCGTCCACGCCGTGATGGTGCAGAGCACCGTCGCCGCCGGCCGGGTACGCAGCATCGACAAGGCGGCGGCAGAAGCCGCGCCCGGCGTGCTGCTGGTCCTGACGGCCGACAACGCTTTGCACCTGGCCACCGCCTCGGACTGGACCGGGGCGCCGCCGCCCGATCGTCCCTACAATCCGCTGGCGCGCGACGTCGCCTTCAACGGGCAGCACGTGGCCGCCGTCGTCGCCGAGACTTTCGAGCAGGCGACGGAGGCGGCCCGCCTCCTCGACATCGCCTATGACGAGGCGCCCGCCATTGTCGATCTCGACGACCCGGCCGCCGGGGACGGCATGCCGATCGGCATGCTCACCGCGCAATGGGGGGACGCCGATGCCGCGCTCGCCGCGGCCCCGGTCCGCATCGAGGCGGAATACCGGACCCCGCGCGAATACAATGTGCCGATCGAGCCGCATGGACTGATCGCCGAATGGCATGGCGACAGCCTCACCTTGCGGGAGCCGAGCCAGTGGCTGGACGGCATGGCCCGCACCTATGCGGAATGGTTCGGCGTTCCCTTCGAGAATGTGCGCATCATCGCGCCCTATATCGGCGGTGGCTTCGGATCGAAGGCGCTGGCGCTCGGCCACGGCGCAGTGGCGGCGATGGCCGCCAGGATGCTCGGCCGGCCCGTCAAGCTGGCGATCACGCGGCCGCAAAGCTTCACCGCCTTCGGCGGGCGCCCGGCCACCCGCCAGACGATCGCGCTCGGCGCGACCCGCCAGGGAAAGCTGCTGTCGATCGTCCATCGCGGCGCCAACGAGACCTCGATGGAAGGGGTCGCCGTGGAGCCGCTGGGCTCCGTGACCACGATCATGTACGCCACGCCCAACCTGTCTTCGCACCAGAACGTCGTCCGCGTGAACACGGTGAGGCCGGGCCCCCTGCGCGCGCCGGGCGAGAACCCCAGCGCCTTCGGCATCGAATGCGCCATCGATGAACTCGCCTGCGAACTCGGCATCGACCCGCTCGAGATCCGCCTGCGCAACTATGCGGAAGAGGATCCGAAGGCCGGCAAGCCGTGGTCGACGCGCCGCCTGCGGGAAGCTTTCGCCGCCGGAGCGGACGCTTTCGGCTGGTCGCGGCGCAGCCCCGAACCGCGCTCGATGCGCGACGGCCACGACCTGATCGGCTGGGGCCTGGCGGCGGGGACCTATCCGGTGCGCCGCACGCCCGGCGAGGCGAAGGTGAGCATCCTCGCCGACGGCACGCTCGAAGTCACCAGCAGCAGCATCGACATGGGCCAGGGCACCTATACCATCCTGGCGCAGACGGCAGCGGAGGCGGTCGGCGTCGCGGTCGAGAACGTCGCCGTCAGGCTCGGCGATTCCTCGCTGCCGCGGGCGCCGGTGGCCGGCGGATCCCAGCTTGCCAACCTGATGACGGGCGCCGTGCACAAGGCGGCCCTCGCCGCACGCGACGAACTGGTGGGCCTGGCGATCAACGACCCGCGTTCGCCCTTCCGCACCTTGCAGGCCAATACCCTCCTCGTCTCCGACGGCCGGATATCCTCACCCCGTGGAGAGGGGCCGGCCTTGCCGATCGGCGAGTTCCTGCGCCGCATCGGCCGGGAGCGGATCGAGGTGCTGCGCGACACCTTGCCGGAAGGCGCGCGGAGTGCCGCCGACCGCTACAAGAACTACACCACGATCGCCACGATGCTCTCGCCGACCGACGGCGACTATTCGCTCCATAGCTGGTGCGCCCATTTCATCGAAGTGCGGGTGGACGAGGATTTCGGCACCGTGCGGGTGTCGCGCGTGGTGTCGGCCCTCGATTCCGGGCGCCTCTACAATCCCAAGCTGGCGGAGAGCCAGTGGAAGGGCGGCATCATCATGGGCATCGGCCAGGCGCTGCTGGAGGAAGGCATCGTCGACCGGCGGCACGGGCGCATCGTCAACAACAATCTCGGCGACTATCTGATCGCGACCAATGCCGACATTCCCGACATCGAGGTGATCTCGGTCGGCATTCCCGATCCGCACGCTTCCGTCCTGGGCGGCAAGGCGGTCGGGGAACTGCCCATCGTCGGCGTGGCGCCGGCCATCGCCAACGCCGTGTACCACGCCACCGGCAAGCGTATCCGCGACCTGCCGATCACGCTGGAGAAGCTGGTCTGA